The uncultured Paludibaculum sp. sequence TCCTCCAGCCAGCGGGTGCCACGCGCATCGCGACACGCCTCTTTCACCTGCTCCTGCCCTCCCATCGCGATGCGGGCCAATCGCTGCGCCTCGCGAGGATCATGGCCCCGGGCAACCAGGTCAGCAACAGTCTGGTCCAGGTGAAACTGGAGCTCTTTCTCAAGCTCCTGTTCAGCCCGGTTGCGGAAGAACAACTTGCGAAGCCAGATCATACATAGCCCCAATCGTCTCGCCGGTACACCTAGATCTTCTACCTATTATAGGTAGAAGTGCAAGGGCTGTGCCTTCGGTTGCGATCACGCCGTTTACTCCGCCGCCAGGCGCCATCGCGATGGCTGGCCGGCCGCGCTTGGCTTCTGTGTGAAATGATAACGGGGCTGTATGAAACCGAGTGGATTGATTGCCGTTCTCTCTCTGACTCTGGCTCCGCTGCAGGCAGTGGAACCGCCCTCCGCGCATTCGGCTGTCACGCGCGACCCCGCGCTGGAGGCACCGGCTATTGCCATGAATCCAGGACCCGAGTATGCCGATGGCACGCGGTCGTTTCAGGGCATTCCCGGCCTGGAACGCGCGGCCAATGGCCGGTTGTGGGCCACGTGGTATGCGGGCGGCCCACAGGAACCAGGCGAAGGTCCGGGGAACTACGTCGTCCTGGTCACCAGCGGCGACGGCGGCAAGACATGGTCGCAGCCAAAGCTGGTGATTGACCCGCCGGGCCCGGTCCGCGCGTATGACCCGGCGCTATGGGTGGATCCCACCGGGCGGCTGTGGCTGTTCTGGGCGCAAAGCTATGAGTGGTGGGATGGCCGGTCGGGCGTGTGGTGCATGGTGGCCGCGAAGCCCGGCAAGGAGTCTCCAAAGTGGTCGAAGCCGCGCCGGCTCGGAACGGCATCCTGCTGAACAAGCCCACGGTATTGAGGAGCGGCGAGTGGCTCTTCCCCGTTTCGGTGTGGCAGCAGCCCGCCCGCGCGTCGATCGCGCCGCCGTTCCGGCACGACCTCGGAGCCGAGGTCGGCGCAAACGTGTGGATCACAAAGGACCGCGGCGGGACATTCTCAATGCTCGGCCAGGCGCAACTGGAGCGGCGCATCTTCGATGAACACATGCTGGTGGAGAGGCGCGACGGTCAGTTGTGGATGCTGGTCCGCACTCTGGATGGCATCAGTGGAAGCACTTCCACAGATCGGGGCAAGACCTGGACCGCCGGTAAGCCGTCGGGCATCCCGCATGTGAACTCGCGTTTCTTTATTCGCCGGCTCACTTCGGGCAGCCTGTTGTTGGTGACACACAACCCACCGGATGGGAAGACGCGTTCGCACCTGACCGCGCATGTGTCGGATGATGACGGCAAAACGTGGATCGGCGGCCTGCTGATTGATGAGCGGGTCGGCGTGTCCTATCCGGACGGAGTGCAGGCGCCAGATGGCGTGATTTCCGTCATCTATGACTTCGCGCGCACCAGGGAGAAGCAGATTCTGATGGCCACCTTCACGGAAGAGGACGTGAGGCACGGGCAGTGGACATCGAAGAGTGCCCGGCAAAGGGTCCTCGTGAACCAGGCCAAACGGTAGGAATGGAGCTGGCGTTCCAGGGGCCATGCCATCCTCCGGAACCAGGCGGCTTCGAGCCCGGAGTGGAGCGGGTAGCGCGCGTCGCCGTTCCGCTAATGGAGTGAATCCAAATTTTCTATTTGGGCTGGATCGAGGACGACAGTAGAATCTACCAAAGATAGCGTCTATTGATCGCAGTAGGCCCGAGGCTCCCCGTAGCGCCGAGGTTCTCCGGCCCTGTGCGTGGAGCTTGAAGTTTGCCCGCCCCCCCA is a genomic window containing:
- a CDS encoding sialidase family protein, encoding MVEAAPARNGILLNKPTVLRSGEWLFPVSVWQQPARASIAPPFRHDLGAEVGANVWITKDRGGTFSMLGQAQLERRIFDEHMLVERRDGQLWMLVRTLDGISGSTSTDRGKTWTAGKPSGIPHVNSRFFIRRLTSGSLLLVTHNPPDGKTRSHLTAHVSDDDGKTWIGGLLIDERVGVSYPDGVQAPDGVISVIYDFARTREKQILMATFTEEDVRHGQWTSKSARQRVLVNQAKR
- a CDS encoding sialidase family protein; protein product: MKPSGLIAVLSLTLAPLQAVEPPSAHSAVTRDPALEAPAIAMNPGPEYADGTRSFQGIPGLERAANGRLWATWYAGGPQEPGEGPGNYVVLVTSGDGGKTWSQPKLVIDPPGPVRAYDPALWVDPTGRLWLFWAQSYEWWDGRSGVWCMVAAKPGKESPKWSKPRRLGTASC